A region of the Candidatus Borreliella tachyglossi genome:
TTGAAAGGGATGTACTTTATAGGCATCCATTCCCGGGGCCAGGATTAGCAATAAGAATAATTGGCAAGATAACTCAAGCAAAAATTAATATGTTACAAGAAGCCGACGGCATATTAATAGAGGAACTTTTAAAAAACAATTTATATTATGAAATCCGACAAGCTTTTGTAGTTCTGTTGCCTATAAAATCAGTTGGAGTAATGGGGGATAATAGAACATATGAATATACAGCTGTTATTAGGTGCGTTAATACACAAGACTTTATGACTGCTAATTGGGTTGAATTACCCTATGAATTCTTAAAAAAAATTTCTTCACGAATAATTAACGAAGTCAGAGGTATTAACAGAGTTTGTTATGACATCTCTTCTAAACCTCCCGCAACAATAGAATGGGAATAACAAAATAAGGAGAACTATTTGATAAACAAAGTAGTAAAAGAGGCTTTAACTTTTGATGATGTCTCTCTAATTCCCTAGAAAATCATCCGTACTTCCTATCGAAGTTGATTTAAAAATAAAATTAACAAAAAATATACCTTTAAGCATACCTTTTTAAGTGCTGCCATGGTTACAGAGCGCGGAGAATTGATTAACACAAAATGATGCCCACGGTCATCCTACAAGAGTAATAGGACTGATAAAAATTAAACATAAATATCTAAACTCAGACGTCACTGTAGGTAACATAGTAACCAAGGTAGCTTGCCCCTGATTTAATTAACCAAGGAGAAGACTGCTTGAAGATAGGAATAGGATCAGTAAGCATATATATAACAAGAATAGTTGCAGGAATTGAAATTCCTCAAATAACTGCTGCTTTTAATGGTTGGCAAGCCTGCGCTAATACAAATACTTGCATTCTATCAGATGGTGGAAGGTGATACCGTTAAAGCAATTGCGGCAGGAACTGGCATTGTAATGATAGTAAATCTCTTTGTCGGAGCTCATGAATCTCCTTATGAAAAATAATCTGCTACAGAAAAAATTTTAAATCCTAAATTGGAATGGGATCTATTTCTGCTATGACTAAAGATTTCAAATTAAGATACTCCCAACTTGAAAATAAAGAGCCTAGCAAGAGTTGAGGATTTCCGAAGATATTGAAGCCATGGTTCACTATTCTGTTGAACTAAAACATTTTATGTCAATTAAAGAGAGGATTAATGTCTAGAATGGGATACTTGGAGGCAAAAACAATATTAGAACTAAAAAACAGCTTCTCAATTTGTCAAAATAAGCCATTCTTCCTTAAAAGAATCTCATACACATGCTGTTTTCACAAAACAAAACATAATTTGACTTAGCTCAGAAAAATAGTAGCTAAAACCTTTTATTATTGCATAAATCTCTCAATAGCCTTAAAAACATAATAATATAAAACAATATATGATTCTTTTAAAACAGAAGACTCTGAAGTTCCCATAAAGTACATAAGTTCACTTGTGCTTGAATTAATATCATCCCTATGATTTCTAACTTCAAACTCATGGTTAATCTCTCTTATGTGATCCAAACTCAAAGTATAAGCAGACTCTAATCTATTATCTCCCATATCAACATGAGACTTTAAAGCAACCTCTCTTTTAAAAATTTCTTTAACTTTAAACTCAAATGAATCAAAGCTAACATTTAAAAAACTCAACTTAAAGCCAAAGTCAAAAATAAAACCAGATTTATAATCTAATAAACTCGCTATTTTTGAACATAAAATTATTTGCATAACAACTCTATTTTCAGCTTTATCTAATATAAAATTATAAGAATAACTATTAATATCCTTAACGGAATCAAAATAATTCTTAGTATGAACACGGGTTTTAACCTTATTACCACCTAAGTATTCATAACCTGCAATTTCTAACGTTATTGCTTCTTCTAAAGAAAGAAAATATTTTGATGCTCCATCAAAATTGCAAGAGTACAAAACAAAAAGAAGAGATAAAAAAAATTTGCAATTTCCTTTCAAAAAATCCCTCAATATAATAAAATTTTTAACTCATTGCAAAAAATATCCAACAGATACAGTAGATATTTCCAAACTAGAATTCTACAATATTATAATAAAATAATATAAAATATATTTAAGGAATGAAACTATGAAATACTATAAATATGCTCTAATATTTTTCTCAATTGTAGGATGTAGATCCATTCCAAACACAAACTTTAATTTCCACAATACAAACTATATATCAGACGATGTAAACTATCAAGAAGATTCCGTTATAAGTAGAAACTATGATAACAAGCTCTCTATCGTAGGAACCTACAATCCCTTAACAGAAGAAGAAAGATTTAAGGTTGCTATACACATCCAAAAAAAAGGGTTAAACCTAAACCCTAACACTAAAGACATTTTAATCAATAGAAGAAAATTTGATTATGAAAAATATGATGCAACAATAACTGCAAATTCAATGTTTAACAAAAGCAATTTTATAATTTATCCCATAAACTCAAGAGAATTACTAATTAAAATACATGACACAAGCCAAGGCAATACTATTACTGTAAATTTCAAGGATAATTTTCAACTAGAACACACACTTAAAATAGAAAAAGTGTATATTGAAGAGTTTTTGAAAGATTTTGATATAGAAAAAGAAATTTCAAAAAACTTCTTCGAAAAACGTATAGAAAAACGCAAAAAAGAACTAGAAAAAACAAAGTTTAGAGAAGAATATGACGAATTTAATAGATACCAT
Encoded here:
- a CDS encoding IMP dehydrogenase, producing the protein MKIGIGSVSIYITRIVAGIEIPQITAAFNGWQACANTNTCILSDGGR